In Corynebacterium nuruki S6-4, the following proteins share a genomic window:
- a CDS encoding BCCT family transporter — translation MHPGLVPGISVDELRTRFGLDKVVFGITAALIVAFILWGVIAPDSVGDTSSTMFSWAMENTGWLLNIVMILGLVIMIYLAFSRFGNINLGKDGESPEFSRFSWIAMMFGAGIGVGIFFFGPSEPLWHYLSPPPHTVDPETPESLHQALAQSHFHWGLAAWALYALVGGALAYSIYRRGRVSLMSSVFRSLFGDRHTDGVAGRLVDMMAIIATLFGTAATLGLSAIQIGEGVKIVSGASDVTNTVLILIMAVLTVCFIISAVSGVSRGIRYLSNLNITLTLGLVLFVFITGPTLFLLNLIPSGIASYADNLIDMMGRSLSWGQDTLDFQAQWTAFYWAWWIAWTPFVGMFIARISRGRTLREFAVVTTLVPTFILILAFTVFGGTAIAFHRDGKAGFDGSGTSEQTLFSMFDHLPLSGVIPFIVIFVLAVFFITSADSASVVMGTLSSKGDPAPRKIIVVFWGLCMMGIAVVMLLAGGEDALSGLQNLTILIAIPFSVVLIGLVVAFLRDLATDPAAIRRAYAENAIHNAVVKGLEEHGDEFEITVGRAEEGHGAGADFDSTASEVTDWYRRTDEDGNEVDYDYTSGEWGDGWSPDDARRDDIGDEDADGDPATPGLNRE, via the coding sequence ATGCACCCCGGCCTCGTGCCCGGCATCAGCGTCGACGAACTACGCACCAGATTCGGCCTCGACAAGGTCGTCTTCGGCATCACCGCCGCGCTCATCGTGGCCTTCATTCTCTGGGGCGTCATCGCCCCGGACTCCGTCGGGGACACCTCCTCCACCATGTTCTCCTGGGCGATGGAGAACACCGGCTGGCTCCTCAACATCGTCATGATCCTCGGTCTCGTGATCATGATCTACCTGGCCTTCTCCCGCTTCGGGAACATCAATCTCGGCAAGGACGGCGAGAGTCCCGAATTCTCCCGGTTCTCGTGGATCGCCATGATGTTCGGTGCCGGCATCGGCGTCGGCATCTTCTTCTTCGGCCCCTCCGAACCCCTCTGGCACTACCTCTCCCCGCCCCCGCACACCGTGGACCCCGAGACCCCCGAATCACTCCACCAGGCCCTCGCCCAGTCCCACTTCCACTGGGGCCTGGCCGCCTGGGCCCTCTACGCCCTGGTCGGCGGCGCCCTCGCCTACAGCATCTACCGGCGCGGCCGCGTCTCCCTGATGAGCTCGGTCTTCCGCAGCCTGTTCGGCGACCGGCACACCGACGGGGTCGCCGGACGCCTCGTCGACATGATGGCCATCATCGCCACCCTCTTCGGCACCGCCGCGACCCTCGGCCTCTCCGCCATCCAGATCGGCGAAGGCGTGAAGATCGTCTCGGGCGCCTCCGACGTCACCAACACCGTCCTCATCCTCATCATGGCGGTCCTGACGGTCTGCTTCATCATCAGCGCGGTCTCCGGGGTCTCCCGGGGCATCCGTTACCTGTCGAACCTCAACATCACCCTCACCCTCGGTCTCGTCCTCTTCGTCTTCATCACCGGGCCGACACTGTTCCTGCTCAACCTCATCCCCTCCGGCATCGCCTCCTACGCCGACAACCTCATCGACATGATGGGCCGGTCGCTGTCGTGGGGCCAGGACACACTCGATTTCCAGGCGCAGTGGACCGCCTTCTACTGGGCATGGTGGATCGCCTGGACGCCCTTCGTCGGCATGTTCATCGCCCGGATCTCCCGCGGCCGCACCCTCCGCGAGTTCGCGGTCGTCACCACCCTGGTGCCGACGTTCATCCTCATCCTCGCCTTCACCGTCTTCGGCGGCACCGCGATCGCCTTCCACCGTGACGGCAAGGCCGGCTTCGACGGGTCCGGCACCTCCGAACAGACCCTGTTCAGCATGTTCGACCACCTGCCGCTCAGTGGCGTCATCCCGTTCATCGTGATCTTCGTGCTGGCGGTGTTCTTCATCACCTCGGCGGACTCCGCCTCCGTGGTGATGGGCACCCTGTCGTCGAAGGGCGACCCCGCCCCGCGGAAAATCATCGTCGTCTTCTGGGGTCTGTGCATGATGGGGATCGCCGTGGTCATGCTGCTGGCCGGCGGCGAGGACGCCCTGTCCGGGCTCCAGAACCTCACCATCCTCATCGCGATCCCGTTCTCCGTGGTGCTCATCGGCCTGGTGGTCGCCTTCCTCCGGGACCTCGCCACCGACCCGGCGGCGATCCGCCGCGCCTACGCGGAGAACGCCATCCACAATGCGGTGGTCAAGGGGCTCGAGGAGCACGGCGACGAGTTCGAGATCACCGTCGGCCGCGCCGAGGAGGGCCACGGTGCCGGCGCCGACTTCGACTCGACCGCCAGTGAGGTCACCGACTGGTACCGGCGGACCGACGAGGACGGCAACGAGGTCGACTACGACTACACCTCCGGCGAGTGGGGCGACGGCTGGTCCCCCGACGACGCCCGCCGCGACGACATCGGGGACGAGGACGCCGACGGCGACCCCGCCACCCCCGGTCTCAACCGCGAGTGA
- a CDS encoding riboflavin synthase, whose product MFTGIVEETGTVAAVERTADAQRLRITCHDVLADVTHGASIAVNGVCLTVTEFEKSGDNPGFWADCMQVTLDYTAIGDLTVGDRVNLERATAAGGRLGGHIVQGHVDGTATLESRTPGSEWDVLRFRLGDPGLARYVAKKGSIAVNGTSLTVAEVGPVTDPWFEVSLIPVTLAETVLGDLAVGDRVNIECDVLAKYIERLAAAADTDTAAAPEGTTK is encoded by the coding sequence ATGTTCACCGGAATCGTCGAGGAGACCGGGACCGTCGCCGCCGTGGAACGCACGGCCGACGCCCAACGTCTCCGCATCACCTGCCACGATGTCCTCGCCGACGTCACACACGGCGCCTCCATCGCCGTCAACGGCGTCTGTCTGACCGTCACCGAGTTCGAGAAATCCGGTGACAATCCCGGCTTCTGGGCGGACTGCATGCAGGTCACCCTCGACTACACCGCCATCGGTGATCTCACCGTCGGCGACCGGGTGAATCTCGAACGCGCCACCGCTGCCGGCGGTCGTCTCGGCGGACACATCGTCCAGGGACACGTCGACGGAACCGCGACCCTGGAGTCCCGGACCCCGGGCAGCGAGTGGGACGTGCTCCGGTTCCGGCTCGGCGATCCCGGACTCGCCCGCTACGTCGCCAAGAAGGGCAGCATCGCGGTCAACGGTACGTCCCTGACCGTCGCCGAAGTCGGCCCGGTCACCGACCCGTGGTTCGAGGTCTCCCTGATCCCCGTCACCCTCGCCGAGACCGTCCTGGGTGACCTGGCCGTCGGTGACCGCGTCAACATCGAATGTGACGTCCTCGCCAAGTACATCGAACGGCTCGCCGCCGCCGCCGACACCGACACCGCCGCAGCCCCGGAAGGAACCACCAAGTGA
- a CDS encoding FAD-binding dehydrogenase, translated as MTDTTDVLIVGCGLAGMVAAYEAQRAGLSVRILDQENRANLGGQAFWSLGGLFYVDSPEQKIMGVHDSEELAWRDWENSADYDEGPDDRWPREWGRAYVHFAATEKRDYLKGLGLNVLPTIGWAERGSGDASGHGNSVPRFHLTWGTGPEVVRVFREPLLAAEQEGRVHFAFRHRVDELIEEDGAVVGVRGSVLAPCDELGRGTASPREVVDTFEFRAAAVAVTSGGIGGNLDLVRRSWPTERWGDCPDDLVTGVPAHVDGRMIGISEAAGANTVNTDRMWHYTEGMMNWDPIWPNHGIRIIPGPSSLWLDATGTRLPTNLFPGADNLASLAHIGRTGHGYSWFLLDRTIAAKEFMFSGSEQNPDLTDKELKKLAGKVGPGMHVAVQNFMDHGEDWVIAGDLDQLVAGMNELAGNDLLDAAAVRRTVEDRDSQLDNKFSKDAQVNYIGTARNFLGDKLIRTAAPHKLLDPKHGPLIAVRLRVLTRKTLGGIETDLSGRCLRSDGSVLPGLYAAGEVAGFGGGGMHGRNALEGTFLGGCIHSGKRVGEALAGALR; from the coding sequence ATGACAGACACCACAGATGTGCTCATCGTCGGATGCGGACTCGCCGGCATGGTCGCCGCCTACGAGGCACAACGGGCGGGGCTCAGCGTCCGCATCCTCGACCAGGAGAACCGGGCCAACCTCGGCGGCCAGGCGTTCTGGTCGCTCGGCGGCCTGTTCTACGTCGACAGCCCCGAACAGAAGATCATGGGTGTCCACGACTCGGAGGAGCTGGCCTGGCGCGACTGGGAGAACTCCGCCGACTACGACGAGGGCCCCGACGACCGGTGGCCCCGCGAATGGGGCCGGGCCTACGTCCACTTCGCCGCCACGGAGAAACGCGACTACCTCAAGGGCCTGGGCCTCAACGTGCTGCCCACCATCGGCTGGGCCGAGCGCGGCAGCGGGGACGCCTCCGGCCACGGCAACTCCGTCCCCCGGTTCCACCTCACCTGGGGCACCGGCCCGGAGGTCGTCCGGGTCTTCCGGGAACCGCTGCTCGCCGCCGAACAGGAGGGCCGTGTGCACTTCGCCTTCCGGCACCGTGTCGACGAACTCATCGAGGAGGACGGTGCCGTCGTCGGCGTCCGGGGCAGCGTCCTGGCCCCCTGCGACGAACTCGGCCGCGGTACCGCCTCCCCGCGCGAGGTCGTCGACACCTTCGAGTTCCGGGCCGCCGCGGTGGCCGTCACCTCCGGCGGCATCGGCGGCAACCTCGACCTCGTCCGCCGGTCCTGGCCCACCGAGCGGTGGGGCGACTGCCCCGACGACCTGGTCACCGGCGTCCCCGCCCATGTCGACGGCAGGATGATCGGCATCTCCGAGGCCGCCGGCGCCAACACGGTCAACACCGACCGGATGTGGCACTACACCGAGGGGATGATGAACTGGGACCCGATCTGGCCGAACCACGGCATCCGCATCATCCCCGGCCCCAGCTCCCTGTGGCTCGACGCGACCGGGACCCGCCTGCCCACCAATCTCTTCCCCGGCGCCGACAACCTCGCATCCCTCGCCCACATCGGGCGCACCGGCCACGGCTACAGCTGGTTCCTGCTCGACCGCACCATCGCCGCCAAGGAGTTCATGTTCTCCGGCTCGGAGCAGAACCCCGACCTCACCGACAAGGAACTGAAGAAGCTCGCCGGCAAGGTCGGCCCCGGCATGCACGTCGCCGTCCAGAACTTCATGGACCACGGTGAGGACTGGGTCATCGCCGGCGACCTGGACCAGCTCGTCGCCGGGATGAACGAACTGGCCGGCAACGATCTGCTGGACGCCGCCGCGGTCCGCCGGACCGTCGAGGACCGCGACAGTCAGCTCGACAACAAGTTCAGCAAGGATGCCCAGGTCAACTACATCGGGACCGCCCGCAACTTCCTCGGCGACAAGCTGATCCGGACCGCGGCACCCCACAAGCTCCTCGACCCCAAGCACGGTCCGTTGATCGCCGTGCGGCTGCGGGTGCTGACCCGCAAGACCCTCGGCGGCATCGAGACCGACCTGTCCGGCCGGTGCCTCCGCTCCGACGGCTCGGTCCTGCCCGGCTTGTACGCCGCCGGGGAGGTCGCAGGCTTCGGCGGCGGCGGGATGCACGGCAGGAACGCCCTGGAGGGCACCTTCCTCGGCGGCTGCATCCACTCCGGCAAGCGGGTCGGCGAGGCACTGGCCGGAGCGCTCCGGTGA
- a CDS encoding HNH endonuclease signature motif containing protein encodes MTTTPPTDDNHGNHGNSSDKRGGESGRTSRLDGGDHPRGGRHIPHGTEPTSGETYNSLSQKLAGPVNTAELTLVAFLTTVGADARLSAAQAVRRRGHREAVCYAHAADLAVRMPALFDRMRTDSRYSVEHLEIIWTRINRHARALAAAGQQLPATVDEAVASRIGMQITPDGTVWSVPALGDATDGILTDVAPVPVADTEETERKTVGLTRRGTRFTLECGDRSVADGLWEPLSAAALEVRKELLVEQETLRAQQARAAGETGPESAESEESAELVAARRIVDGIINPAGNPAGDPADNPADTGVPEEEPVATLADPLPAPGMIRCRGEAMLKILGGHRDQLKVVVNVYTPKTDGPDGSTGGPDGPTGPDNGDGGDNGSPAAGPAAPGTGPGSPGTAPQAGPTGPTGPTGPTGPACGPGFVIGTGWVSPATTATLINTADLVRDLPDIEDLTDTGCYRFTTLHRATAVGRDARCRFPGCRVPADRCELDHIINSPFTDPDSDGPTSIRNCACLCRTHHQLKTKKLWKVHTPDDGITLHWAGPAGVTATTVASGPLVVDCASGTDPGGPAQAA; translated from the coding sequence ATGACCACCACACCACCCACCGACGACAACCACGGCAACCACGGCAACAGCAGCGACAAGCGCGGCGGCGAGAGCGGCAGGACCAGCCGGCTCGACGGCGGGGACCATCCCCGCGGTGGTCGGCATATCCCGCACGGTACTGAACCGACCAGCGGAGAGACCTACAACAGTCTGTCGCAGAAGTTGGCCGGGCCGGTGAACACCGCCGAACTCACCCTCGTCGCCTTCCTCACCACCGTTGGCGCCGACGCCCGCCTGTCGGCCGCCCAGGCCGTCCGCCGCCGCGGCCACCGCGAAGCCGTCTGCTACGCCCACGCCGCGGATCTGGCGGTGCGGATGCCGGCCCTGTTCGACCGTATGCGCACCGACTCCCGCTACAGTGTCGAACACCTCGAGATCATCTGGACCCGCATCAACCGGCACGCCCGCGCCCTCGCCGCCGCCGGGCAGCAGCTGCCCGCCACCGTCGACGAGGCGGTCGCCTCGAGGATCGGTATGCAGATCACCCCGGACGGGACGGTGTGGTCGGTGCCGGCTCTCGGCGACGCCACCGACGGGATCCTCACCGACGTCGCACCGGTGCCGGTCGCCGACACCGAGGAGACTGAGCGAAAGACGGTGGGGCTGACGCGGCGGGGTACCCGGTTCACTCTGGAGTGCGGGGACCGGTCGGTCGCCGACGGACTGTGGGAACCGTTGTCCGCTGCGGCGCTGGAGGTGCGTAAGGAGCTCCTGGTTGAGCAGGAGACCCTCCGGGCGCAGCAGGCGCGTGCGGCCGGAGAAACTGGGCCGGAGTCGGCTGAGTCGGAGGAGTCGGCGGAGTTGGTGGCGGCCCGTCGGATCGTCGACGGCATCATCAACCCGGCCGGCAACCCGGCCGGCGACCCCGCCGACAACCCTGCCGACACCGGTGTGCCGGAGGAGGAGCCGGTGGCGACGTTGGCGGATCCGTTGCCGGCGCCGGGGATGATCCGGTGCCGGGGTGAGGCGATGCTGAAGATTCTGGGTGGTCACCGTGACCAGTTGAAGGTCGTCGTCAACGTGTACACGCCGAAAACCGACGGACCCGACGGTTCCACCGGTGGCCCCGACGGACCCACTGGCCCGGACAACGGCGACGGTGGCGACAACGGCAGTCCTGCCGCCGGCCCGGCTGCCCCGGGGACGGGTCCGGGTTCTCCAGGCACTGCCCCGCAGGCCGGTCCGACCGGCCCGACCGGCCCCACCGGCCCCACCGGCCCCGCCTGTGGTCCGGGGTTCGTCATCGGCACCGGCTGGGTGTCCCCGGCCACCACCGCCACCCTGATCAACACCGCCGACCTGGTCCGCGACCTGCCCGACATCGAGGATCTCACCGACACCGGCTGCTACCGGTTCACCACCCTGCACCGGGCCACCGCGGTCGGCCGGGACGCCCGCTGCCGGTTCCCCGGCTGCCGGGTGCCGGCCGACCGGTGCGAACTCGACCACATCATCAACTCACCGTTCACCGACCCGGACAGTGACGGGCCGACGAGCATCCGCAACTGCGCATGCCTGTGCCGGACCCACCACCAGTTGAAGACGAAGAAACTCTGGAAAGTACACACCCCCGACGACGGGATCACCCTGCACTGGGCCGGCCCCGCAGGGGTCACCGCCACCACCGTGGCGTCGGGCCCGTTGGTTGTCGACTGTGCCTCCGGAACCGATCCCGGCGGGCCGGCACAGGCAGCCTGA
- a CDS encoding MFS transporter translates to MTATLTEPEAPKASGNSKGRVIIASTIGTTIEFYDFYAYATAAVVVFPDLFFPKNANSTVGLLASLATFGLAFVARPVGSVLFGHFGDRIGRKATLIGALLTMGIATFIIGCLPTYDQIGLWAPALLALLRFCQGIGLGGEWSGAALLATENAEEGKRARAAMWPQLGAPFGFLLANGLFLVLVTIMGHTDGDIKGDFLSWGWRVPFLCSSVMVAIGLWVRFKLDETPVFQETLDKGEDVKVPTAEVFRTAWKDVILGTFVMVSTYTLFYIVTTWFLSFGIGDKDEGKGLGIEYEHFLVIQLIAACFFVIGIPIAGYLADTVGRKKYLTVISVIILVYCCAFQLFLDPDTAGEVSACIYLSLGMLLMGLIFGPMSAVLPEMFATNVRYTGSGIAYNFASILGAAIAPFIAVALATSYGPWAVGVYLGVVTLISLVAIRLMRETRDIDLYSV, encoded by the coding sequence ATGACCGCCACACTCACAGAACCTGAGGCCCCGAAGGCCAGCGGGAACTCCAAGGGCCGCGTGATCATCGCGTCCACCATCGGAACGACCATCGAGTTCTACGACTTCTACGCCTATGCCACGGCCGCCGTCGTCGTCTTCCCCGACCTGTTCTTCCCCAAGAACGCGAACTCCACCGTCGGACTCCTCGCCTCGCTGGCCACCTTCGGGCTCGCCTTCGTCGCACGCCCCGTCGGCTCCGTCCTGTTCGGCCACTTCGGTGACCGCATCGGCCGCAAGGCCACCCTCATCGGCGCCCTGCTCACCATGGGCATCGCGACCTTCATCATCGGCTGCCTGCCCACCTACGACCAGATCGGCCTGTGGGCGCCCGCCCTGCTGGCCCTGCTCCGCTTCTGCCAGGGCATCGGCCTCGGCGGCGAATGGTCCGGCGCCGCGCTGCTCGCCACCGAGAACGCCGAGGAGGGCAAACGCGCCCGGGCGGCCATGTGGCCGCAGCTCGGCGCCCCCTTCGGCTTCCTGCTCGCCAACGGCCTGTTCCTCGTGCTCGTGACGATCATGGGCCACACCGACGGCGACATCAAGGGCGACTTCCTCTCCTGGGGCTGGCGCGTGCCGTTCCTCTGCTCCTCGGTCATGGTGGCCATCGGCCTGTGGGTCCGGTTCAAGCTCGACGAGACCCCCGTCTTCCAGGAGACCCTCGACAAGGGCGAGGACGTCAAGGTCCCGACCGCCGAGGTGTTCCGCACCGCCTGGAAGGACGTCATCCTCGGCACCTTCGTCATGGTCTCCACCTACACGCTCTTCTACATCGTGACCACCTGGTTCCTCTCCTTCGGTATCGGCGACAAGGACGAGGGCAAGGGCCTGGGCATCGAGTACGAGCACTTCCTGGTCATCCAGCTCATCGCCGCCTGCTTCTTCGTCATCGGCATCCCGATCGCCGGCTACCTGGCGGACACCGTCGGCCGCAAGAAGTACCTCACCGTCATCTCGGTCATCATCCTGGTCTACTGCTGCGCCTTCCAGCTCTTCCTCGACCCGGACACCGCCGGGGAGGTCTCCGCCTGCATCTACCTCTCCCTCGGCATGCTCCTCATGGGCCTGATCTTCGGCCCGATGTCCGCGGTCCTGCCGGAGATGTTCGCGACCAACGTCCGCTACACCGGATCCGGCATCGCCTACAACTTCGCCTCCATCCTCGGCGCCGCGATCGCCCCGTTCATCGCGGTCGCCCTGGCCACCTCCTACGGCCCGTGGGCCGTCGGTGTGTACCTGGGCGTGGTCACCCTGATCTCGCTGGTCGCCATCCGGCTGATGCGCGAAACCAGGGACATCGACCTCTACAGCGTCTGA
- a CDS encoding 2-dehydropantoate 2-reductase, which produces MRIGIIGAGAVGTFFGSRLAAAGHEVTVLARGAALDRIRDTGLTVQVDGETRHQPVTAAAAPADLVTADGDPLDVVLLAVKATGETLADRRAQIAAMVSGIPGDPVIATTQNSVEAHRLVADAVGTGRTWPGVVRGYFIHTGPATVRFHPPLATYTVGRWEGSGSTEDAALGRFAEALTDAGIEGIVRDDLWCDIWEKAMFVTCFGALGAVADRPVGVLRTTLRSSLVGMITEADAAARGSGVALASDAVDRTVAFVDAQPADATSSMQRDIAAGIAGELDSQLGAVRRVGAEHGVPTPLLDLVGGLLELQLTRG; this is translated from the coding sequence ATGCGAATCGGAATCATCGGGGCCGGCGCTGTCGGCACATTCTTCGGCTCCCGGCTGGCGGCCGCCGGCCATGAGGTCACCGTCCTGGCGCGCGGCGCCGCACTCGACCGGATCCGCGACACCGGCCTGACGGTGCAGGTCGACGGGGAGACCCGGCACCAGCCGGTGACCGCTGCGGCAGCACCGGCGGACCTGGTCACCGCCGACGGTGACCCGCTGGACGTGGTGCTGCTCGCGGTCAAGGCCACCGGCGAGACCCTGGCGGACCGCCGGGCGCAGATTGCGGCGATGGTCTCCGGCATCCCCGGCGATCCCGTCATCGCGACCACCCAGAACTCGGTGGAGGCGCACCGGCTCGTCGCCGACGCGGTCGGCACCGGGCGCACCTGGCCCGGCGTGGTGCGCGGCTACTTCATCCACACCGGCCCGGCGACGGTGCGGTTCCACCCGCCGCTGGCCACCTACACCGTCGGCCGGTGGGAGGGGAGCGGCAGCACGGAGGACGCCGCGCTCGGCCGGTTCGCCGAGGCCCTCACCGACGCGGGCATCGAGGGGATCGTCCGCGACGACCTGTGGTGCGACATCTGGGAGAAGGCGATGTTCGTCACCTGCTTCGGCGCACTCGGCGCCGTCGCCGACCGCCCCGTCGGGGTACTGCGCACCACACTGCGGTCGAGCCTGGTGGGCATGATCACCGAGGCGGACGCCGCGGCGCGGGGCTCGGGTGTCGCCCTGGCCTCCGACGCGGTCGACCGCACGGTGGCCTTCGTCGACGCGCAGCCGGCGGACGCCACCAGTTCGATGCAGCGGGACATCGCCGCCGGAATCGCCGGGGAACTGGACTCCCAGCTCGGTGCGGTCCGTCGGGTCGGCGCGGAGCACGGTGTGCCGACTCCGCTGCTCGACCTCGTCGGGGGACTGCTGGAACTTCAGCTCACTCGCGGTTGA
- a CDS encoding DedA family protein — MFDVDSLLTTFGLVGVLAVIFMETGILIGFIFPGDTLLFTAGIMSASADREIAPLWMLMVLIPVAAALGDQLGYLIGRRYGPPALQSRVLNWIGPEAVAKTEAFFDRYGPVTVMFARFIAVVRTVTPLVAGIAKMKHSVFTLWSVLGCIIWGAGITLLGYLLGGIPLIQKYLDVFILLGVASVLIPVIIKIVRLRLAARKHRGTVDEGDDGPA; from the coding sequence ATGTTCGATGTCGACAGTCTCCTGACCACCTTCGGACTGGTGGGCGTCCTCGCCGTCATCTTCATGGAGACCGGCATCCTCATCGGGTTCATCTTCCCCGGTGACACGCTGCTGTTCACCGCCGGCATCATGTCCGCCTCCGCGGACCGGGAGATCGCCCCGCTGTGGATGCTCATGGTGCTCATCCCGGTCGCCGCCGCGCTCGGCGACCAGCTCGGCTACCTCATCGGACGCCGCTACGGACCCCCCGCCCTCCAGTCCCGGGTACTCAACTGGATCGGTCCCGAAGCCGTGGCGAAGACCGAGGCCTTCTTCGACCGCTACGGGCCGGTGACCGTGATGTTCGCCCGGTTCATCGCCGTGGTCCGCACTGTCACCCCGCTCGTCGCCGGCATCGCGAAGATGAAGCACAGCGTGTTCACCCTCTGGTCGGTTCTCGGCTGCATCATCTGGGGCGCCGGCATCACCCTCCTCGGCTACCTGCTCGGCGGCATCCCGCTCATCCAGAAGTACCTGGACGTCTTCATCCTGCTCGGAGTGGCCAGTGTGCTCATCCCGGTGATCATCAAGATCGTGCGGCTGCGGCTGGCCGCCCGGAAGCACCGCGGCACCGTCGACGAGGGTGACGACGGCCCTGCCTGA
- a CDS encoding phosphoribosyltransferase — protein MSPTTADREILTYELFGDAIKELAQTVVDDYEPDLILSIARGGLLIGGALGYAMGVKNVSVINVEFYTGIGQTLEQPVMLPPTPEAVDLSGMKVLIADDVADSGKTLELVQQYCAETVTESRTAVIYHKPRSIITPDYVWKKTDRWIDFPWSSFPVITPTGLPTGGDAS, from the coding sequence ATGAGCCCCACAACCGCTGACCGCGAGATCCTCACCTATGAACTGTTCGGCGACGCCATCAAAGAGCTGGCGCAGACCGTCGTGGACGACTACGAACCGGACCTCATCCTCTCCATCGCCCGTGGTGGCCTGCTCATCGGTGGTGCTCTCGGGTACGCCATGGGGGTGAAGAACGTGTCGGTGATCAACGTGGAGTTCTACACCGGCATCGGTCAGACCCTCGAGCAGCCGGTGATGCTGCCGCCGACGCCCGAGGCGGTCGACCTGTCGGGGATGAAGGTGCTCATCGCCGACGATGTCGCCGATTCCGGGAAGACCCTCGAGCTGGTCCAGCAGTACTGTGCCGAGACCGTCACCGAGTCCCGCACCGCCGTGATCTACCACAAGCCGCGGTCGATCATCACGCCCGACTACGTGTGGAAGAAGACCGACCGGTGGATCGACTTCCCGTGGTCGTCCTTCCCGGTCATCACCCCGACGGGCCTCCCCACCGGCGGGGACGCCAGCTAA
- a CDS encoding amidase family protein: protein MTVTWHTLDAHDWRAAVAGLSYGATAGIRAALARIARHDRDLNAFATVLAEEALDRAAELDEVAPADRGPLHGVPVAVKSEIDVAGVVTTYGTRANSTPATADARVVRLLRDAGAVIIGTTRMPEFGAWPYTETTGDGVTRNPYNRTRTPGGSSGGSAAAVAAGLVPLALGGDGGGSIRIPAANCGLFGLKPQRGRVSPAPHPHLWHALGTTGPLTRSVRDAALVHDLIDGNVDTDEHRAGPVGSLVAAAAGAATAPRQRIGVCLTPPAKTGRLHPEHAGAVRRAADRLRAAGHTVIDYDPHYPDPTAAFIPQFFAGIRSEAAEVEHPDRLERRTRNLVRLGSWVRTPVRRRAEKRGVRIARDLDRVWDDVDVLLTPTVPDRPGPADATVGRGALRTLLAAAGPVAYTAMWNVTGFPAAAVPAGTGTDGLPLSVQLVGPADGEERLVALAAELTG, encoded by the coding sequence GTGACGGTCACCTGGCACACCCTCGACGCCCACGACTGGCGGGCGGCCGTCGCCGGCCTGTCCTACGGCGCCACCGCGGGGATCCGGGCCGCCCTGGCCCGCATCGCCCGCCACGACCGCGACCTCAACGCCTTCGCCACCGTCCTCGCCGAGGAGGCCCTGGACCGGGCCGCGGAGCTCGACGAGGTCGCCCCGGCGGACCGCGGCCCGCTCCACGGCGTCCCCGTCGCGGTGAAGTCCGAGATCGACGTCGCCGGGGTGGTGACCACCTACGGCACCCGGGCGAACAGCACCCCCGCCACCGCGGACGCCCGCGTCGTCCGGCTGCTCCGGGACGCCGGCGCGGTCATCATCGGCACCACCCGGATGCCCGAATTCGGCGCGTGGCCGTACACCGAGACCACCGGCGACGGGGTGACCCGCAACCCGTATAACCGCACCCGCACCCCCGGCGGCTCCAGCGGCGGCTCGGCGGCCGCGGTCGCCGCCGGTCTCGTCCCCCTCGCACTCGGCGGGGACGGCGGCGGATCGATCCGCATCCCCGCGGCGAACTGCGGACTGTTCGGCCTGAAACCGCAGCGCGGACGGGTCTCCCCGGCGCCGCACCCGCACCTGTGGCACGCGCTGGGGACCACCGGTCCGCTCACCCGGTCGGTGCGGGACGCCGCCCTGGTCCACGACCTCATCGACGGCAACGTCGACACCGACGAGCACCGCGCCGGGCCGGTCGGCTCCCTCGTCGCGGCCGCGGCCGGTGCGGCGACCGCACCACGGCAACGGATCGGGGTGTGCCTGACCCCGCCGGCGAAGACCGGGAGGCTCCACCCGGAGCACGCCGGTGCCGTCCGTCGGGCCGCGGACCGGCTGCGGGCGGCCGGCCACACGGTCATCGACTACGACCCGCACTACCCGGACCCCACGGCGGCGTTCATCCCCCAGTTCTTCGCCGGTATCCGCAGCGAGGCCGCGGAGGTGGAGCACCCCGACCGACTGGAGCGCCGGACCCGGAACCTTGTCCGGCTCGGCAGCTGGGTTCGGACCCCGGTCCGGCGCCGGGCCGAGAAACGCGGCGTCCGCATCGCCCGTGACCTCGACAGGGTCTGGGACGACGTCGACGTCCTGCTCACCCCGACCGTGCCGGACCGGCCGGGCCCGGCGGACGCCACCGTAGGCCGGGGTGCCCTGCGCACCCTGCTCGCCGCCGCCGGTCCGGTGGCGTACACGGCGATGTGGAACGTCACCGGTTTCCCGGCCGCGGCCGTCCCCGCCGGTACCGGCACCGACGGTCTGCCGCTGTCCGTGCAGCTGGTGGGCCCGGCCGACGGGGAGGAACGGCTGGTGGCCCTGGCCGCCGAGCTGACCGGTTAG